From Anopheles funestus chromosome 3RL, idAnoFuneDA-416_04, whole genome shotgun sequence, a single genomic window includes:
- the LOC125767089 gene encoding uncharacterized protein LOC125767089 isoform X2: MFTTSVLFKMLLLTSILSQVVHCQRLGRIRRETSKPLSADVRVPASIETNEDAKTVGGNVADELLRPAASTRTQRSYYGGGSSERLFDLGLFSRPGYYSGNRGYYPSGGYYPQGGYYPQGGYYPSGGYGGAGYYPGTNTLGVGSPSYGGGVYGGYGGYGGFGGPGF, translated from the exons ATGTTTACCACAAGTGTGCTTTTTAAG atgctgctgctgacctcgATTCTGTCACAAGTGGTTCACTGTCAGCGGTTGGGGCGTATACGGCGCGAAACTTCCAAACCATTGTCCGCGGATGTACGGGTGCCGGCCAGCATTGAGACGAATGAAGATGCCAAGACGGTCGGTGGCAATGTGGCGGACGAGTTGTTACGTCCGGCAGCATCGACAAGGACCCAGCGCAGCTACTATGGTGGTGGTTCGAGCGAACGTT TGTTCGATCTCGGGCTGTTTAGCAGACCCGGATACTATTCGGGTAATCGGGGATATTACCCATCCGGAGGCTACTACCCGCAGGGTGGCTACTACCCACAAGGAGGCTACTATCCG TCGGGCGGTTATGGCGGTGCCGGTTACTACCCAGGAACGAACACGCTCGGTGTCGGATCGCCATCGTACGGTGGTGGCGTCTATGGCGGATACGGTGGTTATGGTGGCTTCGGAG GGCCGGGTTTTTAA
- the LOC125767089 gene encoding prisilkin-39-like isoform X1: MFTTSVLFKMLLLTSILSQVVHCQRLGRIRRETSKPLSADVRVPASIETNEDAKTVGGNVADELLRPAASTRTQRSYYGGGSSERLFDLGLFSRPGYYSGNRGYYPSGGYYPQGGYYPQGGYYPSGGYGGAGYYPGTNTLGVGSPSYGGGVYGGYGGYGGFGGNGGLQSYYGYNNDNYYGNRNLGYGYYTGTSPASYVGSTLVSGFRGYN; this comes from the exons ATGTTTACCACAAGTGTGCTTTTTAAG atgctgctgctgacctcgATTCTGTCACAAGTGGTTCACTGTCAGCGGTTGGGGCGTATACGGCGCGAAACTTCCAAACCATTGTCCGCGGATGTACGGGTGCCGGCCAGCATTGAGACGAATGAAGATGCCAAGACGGTCGGTGGCAATGTGGCGGACGAGTTGTTACGTCCGGCAGCATCGACAAGGACCCAGCGCAGCTACTATGGTGGTGGTTCGAGCGAACGTT TGTTCGATCTCGGGCTGTTTAGCAGACCCGGATACTATTCGGGTAATCGGGGATATTACCCATCCGGAGGCTACTACCCGCAGGGTGGCTACTACCCACAAGGAGGCTACTATCCG TCGGGCGGTTATGGCGGTGCCGGTTACTACCCAGGAACGAACACGCTCGGTGTCGGATCGCCATCGTACGGTGGTGGCGTCTATGGCGGATACGGTGGTTATGGTGGCTTCGGAGGTAATGGTGGACTGCAATCGTACTATGGCTACAACAACGACAACTACTACGGTAACCGCAACCTGGGCTACGGCTACTACACCGGCACCTCACCGGCTAGCTACGTAGGGTCAACCCTCGTCAGCGGTTTCCGTGGCTACAACTGA